A genome region from Urocitellus parryii isolate mUroPar1 chromosome X, mUroPar1.hap1, whole genome shotgun sequence includes the following:
- the LOC144250699 gene encoding centromere protein V-like protein 3 — MGRARQRANAQRRKQKQPGDPPATCAAVAVMGASRARCPPVQVGVGSQEARRELVAAKRRRGKARRKRWLRRVQETFAKNLLLPQQLRNQRALMPTSAAPATSPGELDLGAQRERWETFRKLRGLSCEGAAKFLLDTFEFPGLVYHTGGCHCGAVRFAAWAPEDLHVMECSCRLCKKKQHRHFLVPAERFTLLQGAESMVTYPSNTHPALHSFCSRCGVQSFHSAESDPRVYGVAPHCLDAGTVRSMVIEEVDGEAWEQEATEEDDDDDVILNASIEMALACPGQEEQ; from the coding sequence ATGGGCAGAGCAAGGCAAAGAGCCAACGCTCAGCGGCGGAAGCAAAAGCAGCCCGGGGATCCTCCAGCCACCTGCGCAGCTGTTGCGGTCATGGGCGCGAGCCGCGCGCGGTGCCCACCTGTCCAAGTCGGGGTCGGAAGCCAGGAGGCACGCAGGGAGCTTGTGGCGGCCAAGCGGCGGCGGGGAAAGGCGCGGCGCAAGCGCTGGTTGCGGCGGGTCCAGGAGACCTTCGCCAAGAATCTGCTGCTCCCGCAGCAGCTGCGGAACCAGCGGGCGCTCATGCCCACCTCAGCGGCACCGGCCACGTCCCCGGGTGAGCTGGACCTGGGCGCGCAGCGCGAGCGCTGGGAGACGTTCCGCAAGCTGCGGGGCCTGAGCTGCGAGGGTGCCGCCAAGTTCCTGCTGGACACCTTCGAGTTCCCGGGCCTGGTGTACCACACCGGGGGCTGCCACTGTGGCGCTGTCCGCTTTGCGGCCTGGGCCCCTGAGGATCTGCACGTGATGGAGTGCAGCTGCAGGCTGTGCAAGAAGAAGCAGCACCGCCACTTCCTAGTTCCGGCCGAGCGCTTCACGCTGCTGCAGGGTGCCGAGAGCATGGTCACCTACCCGTCCAACACGCACCCGGCGCTGCACAGCTTCTGCAGCAGGTGCGGGGTGCAGAGCTTCCACTCCGCGGAGTCCGACCCGCGTGTGTATGGCGTCGCCCCTCACTGCCTGGACGCGGGCACTGTGCGCAGCATGGTCATCGAGGAGGTCGATGGTGAGGCTTGGGAACAGGAGGCCACCGAGGAGGACGACGACGACGACGTCATCCTGAACGCCTCCATCGAGATGGCCCTTGCCTGTCCTGGTCAAGAGGAGCAGTGA